A stretch of Bifidobacterium sp. ESL0704 DNA encodes these proteins:
- a CDS encoding galactose-1-phosphate uridylyltransferase — protein MKGNETAGEGPAVGKGSAGKLDAVYAALDDLTQYALAYLGLDRRDLDWARNAVLALFSLDSYHAVSSSGVGDGSGAAATHRGSSQGRSRVGDGEDADADANADQGACHGDGAANPDAVLKPFDEALLAARLCDTDDIPGIEDTVMGLLSQRPSVLQDRFAAIEHRDGGMQAMRWFYDYCSDNTYVKRAILAKNPRFESHGLIVTINLAKPEFKNMKKAASGNATAGGYPKCTICHENEGFAGRDKRTLRTVPLTLGGQEFFWQFSPYGYFKQHGICVNAEHTAMHVDCDTFVNLLDFVDVFPGYFIGCNAALPRIGGSVLAHDHYQGGGELMPMHKAKPWARLGLAGVDDAVIEILDWPGTAVRVVSRSRQRIVEISDRIRLGWIRYTNPDLNIVAVGEDGRRSALSPSAVITERGYEMNLILRNNGVNEQFPEGIFHAHPEFWAIKQEPIGLIEAQGLFVLPGRLVGQLAQIEDALARGSSLPEAERAFKPQWNELCASLDGNRDRGAIKAALRDELGSVCERILGNTAVFKRKEQTRGFLESLGFEVL, from the coding sequence GTGAAAGGTAACGAGACGGCCGGAGAAGGGCCCGCTGTCGGCAAGGGGAGTGCCGGCAAGCTTGATGCCGTCTATGCCGCTTTGGACGATCTGACCCAATACGCGCTGGCCTATCTTGGTCTTGACCGACGTGATCTCGATTGGGCGCGTAACGCGGTTCTCGCGCTTTTTTCGCTTGATTCGTATCATGCCGTGTCGTCTTCAGGTGTTGGTGACGGTTCGGGTGCGGCTGCGACTCATCGTGGTTCGTCGCAGGGACGCAGTCGTGTCGGTGACGGCGAGGATGCTGATGCTGATGCCAATGCAGATCAAGGGGCCTGTCACGGCGATGGTGCGGCGAACCCCGATGCCGTGCTCAAGCCTTTCGATGAGGCCTTGCTGGCGGCTCGGTTGTGCGACACCGACGATATCCCCGGTATCGAAGACACGGTGATGGGCCTGCTCTCGCAGCGTCCGTCCGTGCTGCAAGACCGTTTCGCCGCGATTGAGCACCGTGATGGCGGCATGCAGGCCATGCGATGGTTTTATGATTATTGCTCCGACAATACCTATGTCAAACGCGCCATATTGGCCAAGAATCCTCGTTTCGAGTCTCACGGGCTGATCGTGACCATCAACCTCGCCAAACCGGAATTTAAGAATATGAAAAAGGCGGCTTCCGGCAATGCCACGGCCGGAGGCTACCCGAAATGCACGATCTGCCACGAGAACGAAGGATTCGCCGGGCGTGACAAACGGACCTTGCGTACGGTTCCCCTCACCTTGGGAGGGCAGGAGTTCTTCTGGCAGTTCTCACCGTACGGCTATTTCAAGCAGCATGGCATCTGCGTCAATGCCGAGCACACTGCGATGCACGTCGACTGCGATACGTTCGTCAATCTGCTGGATTTCGTCGACGTTTTCCCGGGCTATTTCATCGGATGCAACGCGGCCCTGCCACGTATCGGCGGCTCGGTGCTGGCGCACGACCACTATCAGGGCGGCGGCGAACTCATGCCGATGCACAAGGCCAAGCCGTGGGCGCGGCTGGGGCTTGCCGGTGTCGATGATGCCGTCATCGAGATCCTTGATTGGCCGGGTACCGCGGTGCGGGTGGTCTCCCGTTCGCGCCAACGCATCGTGGAGATCTCCGACCGTATTCGCCTGGGCTGGATCCGCTATACCAATCCCGATCTGAACATCGTGGCTGTCGGCGAGGACGGGCGGCGTTCCGCCCTTTCGCCCAGTGCCGTGATCACTGAACGCGGGTACGAAATGAATCTCATCCTGCGTAACAACGGGGTGAACGAGCAGTTTCCCGAGGGCATCTTCCATGCGCATCCGGAATTCTGGGCGATCAAGCAGGAACCGATCGGCCTGATCGAGGCTCAGGGGCTTTTCGTGTTGCCGGGGCGTCTGGTCGGTCAGCTTGCACAAATCGAGGATGCGTTGGCACGGGGTTCTTCGCTGCCTGAAGCGGAACGCGCCTTTAAGCCACAGTGGAATGAGCTTTGCGCTTCCCTTGACGGCAACCGGGATCGCGGCGCCATCAAGGCCGCCTTGCGTGACGAGCTGGGCAGCGTGTGCGAACGGATTCTCGGCAATACCGCCGTGTTCAAGCGTAAGGAACAGACCCGGGGGTTCCTGGAATCCTTGGGATTCGAGGTTTTGTGA
- the rsmD gene encoding 16S rRNA (guanine(966)-N(2))-methyltransferase RsmD — translation MRVIAGRFKGFELAKAKPGTRPTTDRTKEAIFSKLEAWGMLDEARVLDLFAGTGALGIEALSRGADELVAVESAGPASALIDKELVGLKRNRSWDARTMKARVMRKRAERIASGYDGPAFDVIFADPPYALTTEECNRLIADLGASPIADEHTVMVFERSTRSEQLTMPDGWRVSDQRHYGETEVYYIDHE, via the coding sequence ATGCGTGTGATTGCGGGACGATTCAAGGGATTCGAGCTGGCGAAGGCCAAGCCGGGCACCAGACCGACGACGGACCGGACCAAAGAGGCCATTTTTTCCAAGCTTGAGGCATGGGGCATGTTGGATGAGGCCCGCGTGCTCGATCTGTTCGCGGGAACCGGTGCGCTGGGCATCGAGGCGTTGTCGCGCGGCGCCGATGAGCTGGTCGCCGTCGAATCGGCTGGTCCGGCTTCCGCTCTGATTGACAAGGAACTGGTTGGTCTGAAACGCAACCGTTCGTGGGATGCCCGTACAATGAAGGCCCGCGTGATGCGCAAACGCGCCGAGCGCATCGCTTCCGGCTACGATGGTCCGGCGTTCGATGTCATCTTCGCCGACCCGCCGTATGCCCTGACCACGGAGGAATGCAACCGACTTATCGCCGATCTGGGCGCATCACCGATCGCGGACGAGCACACGGTGATGGTTTTTGAACGCTCGACGCGTTCCGAGCAACTGACCATGCCGGACGGTTGGCGGGTTTCCGATCAACGTCACTACGGTGAAACCGAGGTCTACTACATAGACCACGAGTGA
- a CDS encoding ADP-ribosylglycohydrolase family protein, translating to MEIGSDIWRDHALGALRGLSLGDALGMPTQSMSKERIESTYGKVTGLVDAAADQPIAPGMPAGSVTDDTEQALLVARLIDEGDGHIDPRRLASELLAWEDDMKRRGSLDLLGPSTKLALQQVRNGADITKTGRTGTTNGSAMRVAPVGIAHDAFHASFADYVYESCRVTHNTVPGFQSALLVAAAVSFGVAGQSLRPSLQQALELAENTSYKRASWSSKASVVARVGLAVKAAQTTADEDEFIERLRRAFGTSVESNESVAVAFALAYRYADEPLKALLDSANIGGDTDTIGAICGAMLGAASGADAFPGALTSKVAVVSHLNLSQSVEPLLEIRAREAKEGESADA from the coding sequence ATGGAAATCGGTTCGGATATCTGGCGAGATCATGCACTGGGTGCGTTGCGGGGGCTTTCCTTGGGCGACGCGCTCGGCATGCCGACCCAGAGCATGAGCAAGGAGCGGATTGAGTCGACTTACGGAAAAGTGACGGGACTGGTGGATGCGGCAGCCGACCAGCCGATTGCGCCCGGTATGCCCGCAGGCTCGGTGACCGACGATACCGAGCAGGCTCTGCTGGTCGCTCGCCTCATCGATGAAGGTGACGGGCATATCGATCCAAGGCGTCTGGCCTCTGAGCTGTTGGCTTGGGAGGACGATATGAAACGTCGCGGTTCCCTTGATCTGCTCGGGCCTTCCACCAAGCTTGCGCTTCAGCAGGTCAGGAATGGTGCCGATATCACCAAGACCGGGCGTACGGGAACGACGAACGGATCGGCGATGCGCGTGGCACCTGTCGGCATCGCCCATGATGCGTTTCACGCGTCGTTCGCCGATTACGTCTATGAATCCTGCCGTGTGACCCATAACACCGTTCCGGGTTTTCAAAGCGCATTGCTGGTTGCCGCCGCCGTCAGCTTCGGCGTTGCGGGGCAATCTCTGCGTCCGTCCCTGCAACAGGCTCTGGAACTGGCTGAAAACACTTCGTATAAGAGGGCTTCCTGGAGCTCCAAGGCGAGCGTCGTCGCACGTGTCGGTTTGGCCGTCAAAGCCGCGCAGACCACTGCCGATGAGGATGAGTTCATCGAGCGGTTGCGGCGGGCGTTCGGCACCTCGGTCGAATCCAACGAGTCGGTTGCCGTGGCGTTCGCATTGGCGTACCGATATGCCGATGAACCGTTGAAGGCGTTGCTGGACTCGGCCAATATCGGCGGCGATACCGATACGATCGGTGCGATTTGCGGGGCGATGTTGGGGGCGGCGTCGGGTGCAGACGCGTTTCCGGGTGCACTGACCTCAAAGGTCGCCGTTGTCTCTCATCTCAACCTTTCGCAATCGGTGGAACCGTTGCTTGAAATCCGCGCGAGGGAAGCGAAAGAGGGCGAATCCGCCGATGCGTGA
- the ffh gene encoding signal recognition particle protein: MAAFSSLTDRLSGAFKHLRSKGKLTEADIDGTIREIRRALLDADVALDVVRTFTSHIRERALGEEVSQALNPAQQVVKIVNEELTQILGAGVDRPLNFAKNPPTIIMLAGLQGAGKTTLAGKLGYWLKDSGHTPLLVAADLQRPNAVTQLQVVGQRADVPVYAPEKGVQSDGGEAVAAPGQTSGDPVKVARDSIQYAKDKLYDTVIIDTAGRLGVDEELMKQARDIRDAVNPNEILFVIDAMIGQDAVQTAEAFNKGVDFTGVVLSKLDGDARGGAALSVASVTGKPILFVSNGEGLKDFEVFHPDRMASRILDMGDILTLIEQAQKEFDEQEAMESAKKMAQGTYGLDDFMEQLEQVRKLGSMKSLLGMIPGMAAHRKELEALDEHEIDRTEAIIHSMTPEERRDPSIIDGSRRARIAYGSGNTVSSVNGLLQRFEQAAKMMKRMTNKVGGGIPGFGGPAMGGGYGGKKGKKGKKGKKKGKSKSGNPMKREAEEKALRQKLAGKKHSGGSAFAKKPQNPALPAGLQEAINAAGTDENGTPNLPPNFGGGLAGLLG, from the coding sequence ATGGCAGCATTCAGTTCTTTGACAGATAGGCTCTCGGGCGCGTTCAAACACCTGCGGAGCAAAGGCAAACTCACCGAAGCGGATATCGACGGCACCATCCGTGAGATTCGTCGCGCTCTCTTGGACGCCGATGTGGCACTTGACGTGGTGCGAACCTTCACCTCCCACATCCGCGAACGCGCGCTCGGCGAAGAGGTCTCGCAGGCGCTCAACCCGGCACAGCAGGTGGTGAAAATCGTCAACGAAGAGTTGACGCAGATTCTCGGTGCAGGCGTCGACCGCCCACTGAACTTCGCCAAGAACCCACCGACCATCATCATGCTCGCGGGCCTGCAGGGCGCCGGCAAAACCACGCTGGCAGGCAAGCTCGGCTACTGGCTCAAGGACTCGGGCCATACCCCGTTGCTGGTCGCGGCCGATCTGCAGCGTCCGAACGCAGTCACGCAGCTGCAAGTGGTCGGCCAGCGCGCCGACGTACCGGTTTATGCTCCCGAGAAGGGCGTGCAGTCCGACGGCGGCGAGGCCGTCGCCGCTCCCGGCCAGACCTCCGGAGACCCGGTAAAGGTGGCCCGCGACTCAATTCAATACGCCAAAGACAAGCTTTACGACACGGTCATCATCGATACCGCAGGCCGTCTGGGCGTTGACGAGGAGCTGATGAAGCAGGCCCGCGACATCCGCGATGCCGTCAATCCCAACGAGATCCTCTTCGTCATCGACGCGATGATCGGTCAGGATGCGGTGCAGACCGCCGAGGCGTTCAACAAGGGTGTGGATTTCACGGGCGTGGTGCTTTCCAAGCTCGATGGCGACGCACGAGGTGGCGCGGCACTTTCCGTCGCGAGCGTGACCGGCAAGCCGATCCTCTTCGTCTCCAACGGCGAAGGGCTTAAGGATTTCGAGGTCTTCCACCCCGACCGCATGGCCTCCCGCATCCTCGATATGGGCGATATCCTCACCCTCATAGAGCAGGCGCAGAAGGAGTTCGATGAGCAGGAAGCCATGGAATCCGCCAAGAAGATGGCGCAAGGCACCTATGGCCTGGATGATTTCATGGAACAACTCGAACAGGTGCGCAAGCTCGGTTCGATGAAAAGCCTGCTGGGGATGATTCCCGGCATGGCCGCACACCGCAAGGAACTCGAAGCCCTTGACGAACACGAGATCGATCGCACCGAAGCCATCATCCACTCGATGACCCCGGAAGAACGGCGCGACCCCTCCATCATCGACGGTTCCCGCCGTGCCCGCATCGCCTACGGCTCAGGCAACACGGTCTCCTCAGTCAACGGCCTGCTGCAACGCTTCGAACAGGCGGCCAAGATGATGAAACGCATGACCAACAAGGTCGGCGGCGGCATCCCCGGCTTCGGCGGCCCCGCGATGGGCGGCGGCTACGGCGGCAAGAAGGGCAAGAAAGGCAAGAAAGGCAAGAAGAAGGGCAAGTCCAAGTCAGGCAACCCGATGAAGCGCGAAGCCGAGGAAAAGGCGTTGCGTCAGAAGCTTGCCGGCAAGAAGCACTCCGGCGGTTCCGCTTTTGCCAAGAAACCGCAGAACCCCGCCCTTCCGGCAGGTTTGCAGGAAGCCATAAATGCCGCCGGCACCGACGAGAACGGCACCCCGAACCTTCCGCCGAACTTCGGCGGAGGCCTTGCCGGACTGCTCGGCTGA
- a CDS encoding endonuclease/exonuclease/phosphatase family protein has product MSIALSILLGATALWWALRFLPAGADGHGPLPYLIAFVRFLWIPSIILSATALIFHHWIIAALAAILAILTGSFAAPWYRKTRHAPARQDQTRQQRSPDREIQHTDNHYSVMTLNCRYGLADPQSIIDAVRSNEVSILALQELTQNLVFALDQAGITKLLPYRQLGKAQENDNGGFNGIFSAIRPDVHTERTIDVAAADVPYCEINGVAVYSAHPKSPMRGCREWSHGIISLATLGRCTADNNRLPEAASTTEAIIMGDLNSNLDHPSFRKLLDAGFADAGLDTSHAAAASFPQWLVWPRLELDHILVTSGIAVSNVRTLAIPGSDHLALLAQLRHQ; this is encoded by the coding sequence ATGAGCATCGCGCTGAGCATACTGCTGGGTGCCACCGCCCTCTGGTGGGCGCTGCGTTTCCTTCCGGCTGGTGCGGATGGGCACGGCCCCTTGCCGTATCTCATCGCATTCGTCCGCTTTTTGTGGATACCGTCAATCATCCTCTCGGCAACTGCGCTTATTTTCCATCACTGGATTATCGCCGCTCTCGCCGCGATATTGGCCATACTCACCGGTTCGTTCGCTGCCCCTTGGTACAGGAAAACCCGTCACGCCCCGGCGCGACAAGACCAGACCCGGCAGCAACGATCACCAGACAGAGAAATCCAACATACCGATAATCATTATTCTGTCATGACATTGAATTGCCGGTATGGATTAGCCGACCCGCAGTCCATTATCGACGCCGTGCGCAGCAACGAAGTATCCATATTGGCCTTGCAGGAACTCACGCAAAATCTCGTCTTCGCGCTCGACCAAGCGGGCATCACCAAGCTGCTCCCCTACCGCCAGCTCGGCAAGGCGCAGGAGAACGACAACGGCGGATTCAACGGCATCTTTTCGGCAATCCGGCCAGACGTGCACACCGAACGCACCATCGACGTCGCCGCAGCGGACGTGCCATATTGCGAAATCAACGGTGTGGCCGTATACAGCGCACATCCCAAATCCCCCATGCGCGGATGCAGGGAATGGTCCCACGGCATCATCAGCCTTGCAACGCTTGGCAGGTGCACTGCAGACAATAACCGACTTCCGGAGGCTGCCTCAACCACCGAAGCCATCATCATGGGCGACCTCAACTCCAATCTCGATCACCCCAGTTTCCGAAAACTGCTCGACGCAGGATTCGCAGATGCAGGGCTTGACACCTCGCACGCCGCTGCGGCAAGTTTCCCGCAGTGGCTCGTTTGGCCGCGTCTGGAACTCGACCATATCCTCGTGACCTCCGGCATCGCCGTCTCCAACGTACGCACCCTCGCCATCCCTGGCAGCGACCATCTCGCGTTGCTCGCCCAGTTGCGTCATCAATGA
- a CDS encoding PfkB family carbohydrate kinase, with amino-acid sequence MREPELIHLAQVCVDLTLSIDHLPDRGGDIFASNQAMSAGGGFNVLYAARQMGARATYRGAVGTGPMADVAREALSSIGVAMEGAVLPDLDTGYSIAMTEPDGERTFVSTRGAETQVPEDSYENIELVDGDVVYICGYSFSHQKNAEAIRRFAAKNAGWNKGHVVVDTSPMIADIGDESLKSLRTLHPIWTMNEREAAILCSRFALDAGPEDYAEQCRLLARYFDDPVIVRVGALGAWYGDGRRSSQRTVTHIPALNVTAVDTNGAGDTHAGVLCAALLESDDILRALRFANCAAGLSTCHCGPATCPSRVEIESALKHLR; translated from the coding sequence ATGCGTGAACCTGAATTGATTCATCTGGCTCAGGTATGTGTTGATCTGACGCTCTCGATCGACCACCTGCCCGATCGTGGAGGGGATATCTTCGCCAGCAATCAGGCGATGAGTGCCGGAGGCGGTTTTAATGTCCTCTACGCCGCGCGTCAGATGGGGGCGCGCGCGACATATCGGGGTGCCGTTGGCACCGGCCCGATGGCCGACGTGGCTCGCGAGGCTTTGTCCTCGATCGGCGTCGCCATGGAAGGGGCCGTCCTGCCTGACCTCGATACCGGTTACAGCATTGCGATGACGGAACCGGACGGCGAGCGTACCTTCGTCTCGACCAGAGGCGCGGAAACGCAAGTGCCGGAGGATTCCTACGAGAATATCGAGCTTGTCGACGGCGATGTGGTCTATATCTGCGGCTATTCGTTTTCGCACCAGAAGAATGCGGAGGCGATACGCCGATTCGCCGCGAAAAATGCCGGCTGGAACAAGGGCCACGTCGTTGTTGACACCAGCCCCATGATTGCCGACATCGGTGATGAAAGCCTCAAAAGCCTGCGGACGCTGCACCCGATATGGACGATGAACGAGCGCGAGGCCGCCATTCTTTGCTCGCGTTTCGCGCTTGACGCCGGACCTGAGGATTACGCGGAGCAATGCCGCCTGCTTGCAAGGTATTTCGACGATCCGGTGATCGTGCGTGTCGGCGCTTTGGGCGCTTGGTATGGTGACGGGCGCAGGAGCTCGCAGCGAACCGTCACGCATATTCCGGCCCTCAACGTCACGGCCGTGGACACGAACGGTGCGGGGGACACCCACGCAGGTGTGTTGTGCGCGGCTTTGCTGGAATCGGACGATATCCTTCGGGCGCTGAGGTTCGCCAACTGCGCTGCGGGACTGTCGACATGTCATTGCGGTCCTGCCACATGCCCTTCGAGAGTCGAGATCGAGTCGGCGTTGAAACATCTGCGTTAA
- a CDS encoding DUF1778 domain-containing protein — protein sequence MNDTQNADIQFNITLSKDQLALMKRAAALEERPVQDWAAEKLIEAAGEGVEQEVTLQEVNEEFDKILATFDAPASV from the coding sequence ATGAACGACACACAAAATGCAGACATTCAATTCAATATCACCCTCAGCAAAGACCAGCTCGCACTTATGAAACGAGCTGCAGCACTTGAGGAAAGGCCGGTACAAGATTGGGCGGCCGAAAAGCTGATCGAAGCCGCGGGCGAAGGCGTGGAGCAGGAGGTGACGCTTCAGGAGGTTAACGAGGAATTCGACAAGATTCTCGCAACCTTCGACGCACCGGCAAGCGTCTGA
- a CDS encoding RNA-binding protein, with translation MLAQAVEHLISNIVDFPDDVSVKSHENARGELLRVRVNPEDIGRVIGRSGRTANAIRTVVQALSDHKVRVDIMDVRK, from the coding sequence ATGCTCGCGCAAGCTGTGGAACACCTCATTTCCAATATCGTCGACTTCCCCGATGATGTGTCGGTGAAGTCCCACGAGAACGCCCGCGGCGAATTGTTGCGGGTGCGTGTGAACCCTGAAGACATCGGGCGCGTGATCGGCCGCTCCGGCCGCACCGCCAATGCCATCCGTACCGTGGTGCAGGCCTTGTCCGACCACAAGGTGCGCGTCGACATCATGGATGTTCGCAAGTGA
- the rpsP gene encoding 30S ribosomal protein S16 produces MATKIRLKRMGKKFHAVYRIVIMDSRKKRDGKSIEEIGQYDPNQQPSLIKIDSERAQYWLGVGAQPSEPVLNLLKITGDWQKFKGLPGAEGTLKTAEAGPDAAARVEAAEADAQKRKAKQSEAKAKAEAEKAAEAAKADEAKADEAGAEEAKAEETEKAE; encoded by the coding sequence ATGGCTACCAAGATTCGTCTGAAGCGCATGGGTAAGAAGTTCCATGCCGTCTACCGCATCGTCATCATGGATTCGCGCAAAAAGCGCGATGGCAAGTCGATCGAGGAGATTGGACAGTACGATCCGAACCAGCAGCCTTCGCTGATCAAGATCGATTCCGAGCGCGCTCAGTATTGGCTCGGCGTCGGCGCACAGCCGAGCGAACCGGTGCTGAACCTCTTGAAGATCACCGGCGACTGGCAGAAGTTCAAGGGTCTGCCTGGTGCTGAAGGCACGCTGAAGACCGCCGAAGCCGGCCCGGATGCCGCCGCTCGCGTCGAGGCCGCTGAGGCCGACGCTCAGAAGCGCAAGGCCAAGCAGTCCGAAGCCAAGGCGAAGGCCGAGGCCGAGAAGGCAGCGGAAGCCGCCAAGGCCGACGAAGCAAAGGCTGACGAAGCCGGCGCTGAAGAAGCCAAGGCCGAAGAGACCGAGAAGGCTGAGTAA
- a CDS encoding tRNA (guanine(37)-N(1))-methyltransferase, with the protein MKIDIVSVFPEYFEALNVGLFGKAIERGLLDVKTHDLRDWTHDVHHSVDDTPVGGGAGMVMKPEVWAECLDDLLGLEPVDIADNDTAAGPSTTITAKDDGRGKVSSTSKSSDDIDKAINQSHSTASDGLEPSSGLNLTTNDETTGTIVDNTATSSPDTGTSAATFKNNPEDGSPAPSTTQQEHSKPILIFPNPSAPLFTQHDATELSRAGHLLFGCGRYEGYDARIPRYYRAQGVDVREYSIGDYVLNGGEVAVSVMLEAITRLMPGFMGNPDSIVEESYTGQNALLEHYQYTKPAVWRGMGVPEVLTSGDHGKVDRFRRDEAIAHTDQLRPDLIEQLDCKALNKADRKTLMALGWEVSGSHPRKLHD; encoded by the coding sequence ATGAAAATCGATATCGTGTCCGTGTTTCCCGAATATTTCGAAGCCCTCAACGTCGGCCTGTTTGGCAAAGCCATCGAGCGCGGACTACTTGACGTGAAGACGCACGATCTGCGCGACTGGACCCACGATGTGCACCATTCCGTCGATGACACCCCGGTCGGCGGCGGCGCCGGCATGGTGATGAAGCCAGAGGTCTGGGCCGAATGCCTGGATGATCTGCTGGGGCTGGAACCAGTTGATATCGCGGATAATGACACTGCGGCAGGACCATCCACCACCATCACAGCCAAAGATGATGGTCGCGGAAAAGTATCGTCAACATCGAAGAGCTCGGACGATATCGACAAGGCAATAAACCAATCCCACTCGACCGCTAGCGACGGGCTCGAACCCTCCAGCGGGTTGAATTTGACCACAAACGACGAAACAACGGGAACAATCGTAGACAACACCGCGACATCGTCGCCGGACACCGGAACCTCTGCCGCCACGTTTAAGAACAATCCGGAAGACGGCTCGCCGGCTCCGAGCACGACACAGCAAGAACACAGCAAACCGATTCTCATTTTCCCGAATCCCTCGGCGCCGCTGTTCACACAGCACGACGCGACCGAGCTTTCGCGGGCCGGGCACCTGCTCTTCGGTTGCGGACGCTACGAGGGTTATGACGCACGAATCCCCCGCTATTACCGGGCCCAGGGCGTTGACGTACGAGAGTATTCCATCGGCGATTACGTCCTGAACGGAGGGGAAGTGGCCGTCTCGGTGATGCTTGAAGCCATCACCCGCCTGATGCCCGGCTTCATGGGCAACCCCGACTCCATAGTGGAAGAATCCTACACCGGGCAGAACGCGCTGCTGGAGCATTACCAGTACACCAAACCGGCCGTCTGGCGCGGCATGGGTGTCCCCGAGGTGCTGACCAGCGGCGATCACGGCAAGGTCGACCGATTCCGCCGCGATGAGGCCATCGCCCACACCGACCAACTGCGCCCCGACCTCATCGAGCAGCTCGACTGCAAAGCCCTAAACAAAGCCGACCGCAAGACGCTGATGGCACTGGGCTGGGAAGTCTCCGGCAGTCATCCGCGCAAGTTGCATGATTGA
- the rimM gene encoding ribosome maturation factor RimM (Essential for efficient processing of 16S rRNA) → MSQQADPQQRELLRVCRIGRAQGLKGEVNVRAFTDEPERRFATGSVLYTKDGEHTYSIAHSRTFKDRWILHLEGIDDRDASETLNGLELYVEADDPEEMAEEDAWYPKDLIGLEARVADNPTNGISAAKAGQIIGKVVDVIDGPAQSLLKIRLTNPVIEQKDGSFSAASAPETDEKDNEKIIKTALVPFVDELVPDIDLHSNRITIDPPIGLIPLL, encoded by the coding sequence ATTTCGCAGCAGGCAGACCCTCAGCAGCGTGAACTGTTGAGGGTCTGCCGTATCGGCCGTGCCCAAGGGCTCAAAGGCGAAGTCAATGTCCGCGCATTCACCGACGAACCGGAACGCCGGTTTGCCACCGGTTCGGTGCTGTATACCAAAGATGGCGAGCACACCTACTCCATCGCGCATTCCCGCACGTTCAAGGATCGTTGGATTCTTCATCTCGAGGGTATCGATGATCGTGACGCCTCCGAGACCTTGAACGGCCTGGAACTCTATGTCGAAGCCGACGACCCCGAAGAAATGGCCGAAGAGGATGCTTGGTATCCCAAGGATCTTATCGGACTCGAGGCACGCGTCGCGGACAATCCGACCAACGGAATCAGTGCGGCAAAGGCCGGACAGATTATCGGCAAGGTCGTGGACGTCATCGATGGCCCTGCGCAATCGCTGCTGAAAATACGCTTGACGAACCCCGTCATCGAGCAGAAAGACGGAAGTTTTAGTGCCGCATCAGCCCCCGAAACCGACGAAAAAGACAACGAGAAAATCATCAAAACCGCTTTGGTCCCATTCGTCGATGAACTCGTGCCGGACATCGATCTTCATAGCAACCGCATCACCATCGATCCGCCAATCGGTCTGATTCCCCTGCTTTGA